In the genome of Chiroxiphia lanceolata isolate bChiLan1 chromosome 29, bChiLan1.pri, whole genome shotgun sequence, one region contains:
- the LOC116799801 gene encoding SLAM family member 9-like isoform X3, which translates to MERELPRSKARLPSLLLALLGLGPELLFGQARAQPQQVNGVLGGSVLLSPALPPNKTVKEIEWSFSAGTGAMIQVAEFSRGGFERPDPRDRFGKRLERYNETALRIRALERGDSGVYGARIKLHPALVEDQTFNLSVYESVPSPRTRSQLLASTLEWCNLTLQCQGSGKGAVNVTWKRDSLTGDLIPDRHQLSPDGTTLRVNLPPTAANVTYACTVSNPADQKVALFDLQTICQGGGGTTSFSTSGYIVLTLILLAVSLGGAFWCWRMNSEKASDPAATPTVAAEESPSEPQYTDIVCRSPPEGPESPRE; encoded by the exons ATGGAGCGGGAATTGCCCCGGAGCAAAGCCCGGCTGCCCTCGCTGCTCCTGGCGCTGCTGGGGCTCGGCCCAG agctgctcttcGGCCAAGCCCGGGCGCAGCCCCAGCAGGTCAACGGCGTCCTGGGGGGGTCGGTGCTGCTCTCCCCGGCTCTGCCCCCCAACAAGACGGTGAAGGAGATCGAGTGGAGCTTCTCCGCCGGCACCGGGGCCATGATCCAGGTGGCGGAGTTCAGCCGCGGCGGGTTCGAGCGCCCCGATCCCAGGGATCGCTTCGGGAAGCGGCTGGAGAGGTACAACGAGACGGCGCTGAGGATCCGCGCCCTGGAGAGGGGCGACAGCGGCGTCTACGGGGCGAGGATTAAACTGCACCCGGCACTGGTGGAGGATCAAACCTTCAACCTCTCCGTCTACG AGTCGGTGCCGAGCCCCCGGACCCGCAGCCAGCTCCTGGCCAGCACCTTGGAATGGTGCAACCTgaccctgcagtgccagggctccGGGAAAGGCGCCGTGAACGTCACCTGGAAGCGCGACAGCCTCACCGGGGACCTGATCCCCGACCGCCACCAGCTGTCCCCGGACGGGACCACCCTGAGGGTCAACCTGCCCCCCACGGCCGCCAACGTCACCTACGCCTGCACCGTCAGCAACCCCGCCGACCAAAAAGTCGCCCTGTTCGACCTGCAAACCATCTGCCAGGGCGGAG gGGGCACAACGTCCTTCTCGACCTCGGGGTACATCGTGCTGACCCTCATCCTGCTGGCCGTGAGCCTGGGGGGGGCCTTCTGGTGCTGGAGGATGAACAGCGAGAAGGCGTCGGATCCAG CCGCCACCCCCACGGTGGCCGCCGAGGAAAGCCCCTCGGAGCCCCAGTACACCGACATCGTGTGCAGGAGCCCCCCGGAAG GGCCCGAGTCACCCCGAGAATAA
- the LOC116799801 gene encoding SLAM family member 9-like isoform X2 has translation MERELPRSKARLPSLLLALLGLGPELLFGQARAQPQQVNGVLGGSVLLSPALPPNKTVKEIEWSFSAGTGAMIQVAEFSRGGFERPDPRDRFGKRLERYNETALRIRALERGDSGVYGARIKLHPALVEDQTFNLSVYESVPSPRTRSQLLASTLEWCNLTLQCQGSGKGAVNVTWKRDSLTGDLIPDRHQLSPDGTTLRVNLPPTAANVTYACTVSNPADQKVALFDLQTICQGGGGTTSFSTSGYIVLTLILLAVSLGGAFWCWRMNSEKASDPAATPTVAAEESPSEPQYTDIVCRSPPEGNDQGPSHPENNQEQSSPQKAPAAAPGEEQQQGQAAPGDTAEEVT, from the exons ATGGAGCGGGAATTGCCCCGGAGCAAAGCCCGGCTGCCCTCGCTGCTCCTGGCGCTGCTGGGGCTCGGCCCAG agctgctcttcGGCCAAGCCCGGGCGCAGCCCCAGCAGGTCAACGGCGTCCTGGGGGGGTCGGTGCTGCTCTCCCCGGCTCTGCCCCCCAACAAGACGGTGAAGGAGATCGAGTGGAGCTTCTCCGCCGGCACCGGGGCCATGATCCAGGTGGCGGAGTTCAGCCGCGGCGGGTTCGAGCGCCCCGATCCCAGGGATCGCTTCGGGAAGCGGCTGGAGAGGTACAACGAGACGGCGCTGAGGATCCGCGCCCTGGAGAGGGGCGACAGCGGCGTCTACGGGGCGAGGATTAAACTGCACCCGGCACTGGTGGAGGATCAAACCTTCAACCTCTCCGTCTACG AGTCGGTGCCGAGCCCCCGGACCCGCAGCCAGCTCCTGGCCAGCACCTTGGAATGGTGCAACCTgaccctgcagtgccagggctccGGGAAAGGCGCCGTGAACGTCACCTGGAAGCGCGACAGCCTCACCGGGGACCTGATCCCCGACCGCCACCAGCTGTCCCCGGACGGGACCACCCTGAGGGTCAACCTGCCCCCCACGGCCGCCAACGTCACCTACGCCTGCACCGTCAGCAACCCCGCCGACCAAAAAGTCGCCCTGTTCGACCTGCAAACCATCTGCCAGGGCGGAG gGGGCACAACGTCCTTCTCGACCTCGGGGTACATCGTGCTGACCCTCATCCTGCTGGCCGTGAGCCTGGGGGGGGCCTTCTGGTGCTGGAGGATGAACAGCGAGAAGGCGTCGGATCCAG CCGCCACCCCCACGGTGGCCGCCGAGGAAAGCCCCTCGGAGCCCCAGTACACCGACATCGTGTGCAGGAGCCCCCCGGAAGGTAATGACCAG GGCCCGAGTCACCCCGAGAATAACCAGGAGCAGAGCTCGCCGCAGAAAGCACCGGCGGCCGCCCCCGgcgaggagcagcagcagggccaggcagcgCCAGGGGACACGGCCGAGGAGGTGACATAG
- the LOC116799737 gene encoding CD48 antigen-like, translating to MGTWPGPARPRVPRLLVLLLAAAGAAATRTQQVNGVRGGSALLSLDLPPDKKVKAIDWTFLGVSSDRITVAEFDNGKFKRPDPQDRFRGRVEMNKTTLRIGTLERGDSGVYEARIKLEPATVETQLFTLSVYDPVPEPQIQGQRLSLTPRECNLTLRCQAPPGSNATVTWQLGSSLGVPQAQLCGDNQTLCLALPVAAFNSTYTCLARSPAQERNVSVHLGTLCQQQDTGACQRRHVCLVLVAVGILALLGIAWIWRRRRRRRRRKKSEGGALSPLSSEDPPLELLYSEIQRRNSLEPREWQDGPRTIYCEVQVKV from the exons ATGGGGACGtggcccggccccgcccggccccgcgtcCCCCGgctgctggtcctgctcctGGCGGCGGCAG GTGCTGCGGCCACTCGGACCCAGCAGGTCAACGGTGTCCGGGGGGGGTCCGCGCTGCTCTCCCTGGATCTGCCCCCCGACAAGAAGGTGAAGGCGATCGACTGGACATTTTTAGGTGTCAGCAGTGACAGGATCACAGTGGCCGAGTTCGACAACGGTAAATTCAAGCGCCCCGACCCCCAGGATCGATTCAGGGGCCGGGTGGAGATGAACAAGACGACGCTGAGGATCGGGACCCTGGAGAGGGGCGACAGCGGCGTCTACGAGGCTCGGATTAAACTGGAGCCAGCGACCGTGGAGACACAACTCTTCACCCTCTCTGTCTACG ATCCGGTGCCGGAGCCGCAGATCCAGGGGCAGCGGCTCTCCCTCACCCCCCGGGAATGCAACCTCACCCTGCGGTGCCAGGCGCCCCCGGGCAGCAATGCCACGGTCACCTGGCAGCTCGGGAGCTCTCTGGGGGtgccacaggcacagctctgcgGGGACAACCAGACCCTGTGCCTGGCCCTGCCCGTCGCTGCCTTCAACTCCACCTACACCTGCCTGGCCCGGAGTCCCGCCCAGGAGCGGAATGTCTCCGTCCacctgggcaccctgtgccagcagcagg ACACGGGGGCCTGTCAGAGGAGACACGTGTGCCTGGTGCTGGTGGCCGTGGGCATTTTGGCCCTGCTTGGCATCGCCTGgatctggaggaggaggaggaggaggaggaggaggaagaagtcTGAGGGAG GtgccctctcccccctctccagcGAGGATCCCCCACTGGAGCTCTTGTACTCCGAGATCCAGAGGAGAAACTCCCTGGAGCCTCGGGAGTGG CAGGACGGGCCCAGGACCATCTACTGCGAGGTGCAGGTGAAGGTGTGA
- the LOC116799801 gene encoding SLAM family member 5-like isoform X1: MERELPRSKARLPSLLLALLGLGPELLFGQARAQPQQVNGVLGGSVLLSPALPPNKTVKEIEWSFSAGTGAMIQVAEFSRGGFERPDPRDRFGKRLERYNETALRIRALERGDSGVYGARIKLHPALVEDQTFNLSVYESVPSPRTRSQLLASTLEWCNLTLQCQGSGKGAVNVTWKRDSLTGDLIPDRHQLSPDGTTLRVNLPPTAANVTYACTVSNPADQKVALFDLQTICQGGGGTTSFSTSGYIVLTLILLAVSLGGAFWCWRMNSEKASDPAATPTVAAEESPSEPQYTDIVCRSPPEGNDQGPSHPENNQEQSSPQKAPAAAPGEEQQQGQAAPGDTAEEAPAGPERRDLLEGL, translated from the exons ATGGAGCGGGAATTGCCCCGGAGCAAAGCCCGGCTGCCCTCGCTGCTCCTGGCGCTGCTGGGGCTCGGCCCAG agctgctcttcGGCCAAGCCCGGGCGCAGCCCCAGCAGGTCAACGGCGTCCTGGGGGGGTCGGTGCTGCTCTCCCCGGCTCTGCCCCCCAACAAGACGGTGAAGGAGATCGAGTGGAGCTTCTCCGCCGGCACCGGGGCCATGATCCAGGTGGCGGAGTTCAGCCGCGGCGGGTTCGAGCGCCCCGATCCCAGGGATCGCTTCGGGAAGCGGCTGGAGAGGTACAACGAGACGGCGCTGAGGATCCGCGCCCTGGAGAGGGGCGACAGCGGCGTCTACGGGGCGAGGATTAAACTGCACCCGGCACTGGTGGAGGATCAAACCTTCAACCTCTCCGTCTACG AGTCGGTGCCGAGCCCCCGGACCCGCAGCCAGCTCCTGGCCAGCACCTTGGAATGGTGCAACCTgaccctgcagtgccagggctccGGGAAAGGCGCCGTGAACGTCACCTGGAAGCGCGACAGCCTCACCGGGGACCTGATCCCCGACCGCCACCAGCTGTCCCCGGACGGGACCACCCTGAGGGTCAACCTGCCCCCCACGGCCGCCAACGTCACCTACGCCTGCACCGTCAGCAACCCCGCCGACCAAAAAGTCGCCCTGTTCGACCTGCAAACCATCTGCCAGGGCGGAG gGGGCACAACGTCCTTCTCGACCTCGGGGTACATCGTGCTGACCCTCATCCTGCTGGCCGTGAGCCTGGGGGGGGCCTTCTGGTGCTGGAGGATGAACAGCGAGAAGGCGTCGGATCCAG CCGCCACCCCCACGGTGGCCGCCGAGGAAAGCCCCTCGGAGCCCCAGTACACCGACATCGTGTGCAGGAGCCCCCCGGAAGGTAATGACCAG GGCCCGAGTCACCCCGAGAATAACCAGGAGCAGAGCTCGCCGCAGAAAGCACCGGCGGCCGCCCCCGgcgaggagcagcagcagggccaggcagcgCCAGGGGACACGGCCGAGGAG GCACCCGCAGGGCCGGAGCGCCGGGATCTCCTGGAAGGGCTGTAA